The following are encoded in a window of Shewanella psychrotolerans genomic DNA:
- a CDS encoding HlyD family efflux transporter periplasmic adaptor subunit, giving the protein MSALFRKQVLEKSKTIYYSKAVVITPIHYSVFLFFISIVVIFTLVFLFCSDYAKKEKVKGYLVPTNGLAKIYSHTSGVISSIAVKEGDVVTKGDNLLSVSNDKFLQNSLNSDKEKIREFDNQIKLVKGQLEQYNALFKERTSRLKSIIDYLKQEQIELRIQGELLRNRVQLAKERLADIRTLQADDYASQTEVKTQLDLVLDFQQRIQEYNTIVLKSETNLANALSDKARLPFERLQQVDLLNIELSKLSNNKVAILENSNLVLKAPISGVISSMKFNVGEFASSGDYLATIIPTDSKLEAEVFIPTRAIAFINKGDEVNLKLDAFPFQKFGVTRGQVSHVSKNIIFSAETANKLSFNEPVYKVKVELAQQYIKTYGKQTALIPGMLLQADISTGKRTLLEWLLDPLFVINGY; this is encoded by the coding sequence ATGTCAGCATTATTTCGTAAACAGGTATTAGAAAAAAGTAAGACAATATACTACAGTAAAGCTGTGGTTATCACTCCAATACATTATTCTGTTTTTTTATTTTTCATTTCGATTGTTGTTATTTTTACTTTGGTTTTTCTTTTTTGCAGTGACTACGCAAAAAAAGAAAAAGTAAAGGGGTACCTTGTTCCAACTAATGGACTTGCTAAAATTTATTCTCATACCAGTGGTGTAATAAGTTCGATTGCCGTAAAGGAAGGAGATGTCGTGACAAAAGGCGACAATTTACTTTCTGTGTCAAATGACAAGTTTCTACAGAATTCATTAAATTCTGACAAAGAAAAAATTAGAGAATTCGATAATCAAATAAAGTTAGTAAAAGGGCAGTTAGAACAATACAACGCTCTATTTAAAGAACGAACATCAAGATTGAAGAGTATTATTGATTATTTAAAGCAAGAGCAAATTGAATTAAGGATCCAAGGTGAATTGTTGCGAAATAGAGTGCAGCTTGCCAAAGAACGTTTAGCCGATATCCGAACATTACAAGCAGATGATTACGCTAGCCAAACTGAAGTAAAAACACAGCTTGATTTAGTATTAGACTTTCAGCAACGGATACAAGAATACAATACTATTGTATTGAAATCTGAGACTAATCTTGCTAACGCATTAAGTGATAAAGCACGATTACCGTTTGAAAGGCTACAGCAAGTTGACCTGCTTAATATTGAACTTTCAAAACTTTCAAATAATAAGGTTGCAATTTTAGAGAATAGTAACTTAGTATTAAAAGCTCCAATAAGTGGTGTTATTTCCTCAATGAAATTTAACGTCGGCGAGTTTGCATCTTCTGGTGATTACCTTGCGACCATTATTCCAACAGACTCTAAACTCGAAGCAGAAGTGTTTATACCTACACGTGCCATTGCTTTTATCAATAAAGGGGATGAAGTCAACCTCAAACTAGACGCGTTTCCATTTCAAAAATTTGGAGTTACCCGTGGACAGGTCTCGCATGTGTCTAAGAATATTATATTTTCTGCAGAAACGGCAAATAAGTTATCATTTAATGAGCCTGTTTATAAAGTTAAGGTCGAATTGGCACAGCAATATATCAAAACCTATGGCAAGCAAACCGCATTAATTCCAGGTATGTTATTGCAGGCGGACATCAGTACTGGAAAAAGAACCCTACTTGAGTGGTTGCTTGATCCATTATTTGTCATCAATGGCTACTAA
- a CDS encoding YbhB/YbcL family Raf kinase inhibitor-like protein produces MKVISTSLLALSLATLGSVQAIELNSSDIQEGYPMAKTFEYNSWGCSGDNQSPQLTWKNAPSGTKSFAITVYDPDAPTGSGFWHWVAFNIPASVNELPRGVKIKHLGGIESRIDYGTAGFGGACPPQGNGMHRYQFTVWALPTEKLELNENTPAAVVGFTLNSIALDKSKLTATYTR; encoded by the coding sequence ATGAAAGTAATCAGTACGTCTTTATTGGCACTAAGTTTGGCAACTTTGGGCTCAGTGCAAGCCATTGAATTAAATAGTAGTGATATTCAAGAAGGTTATCCTATGGCTAAGACCTTTGAATATAATAGCTGGGGTTGTAGTGGTGATAACCAGTCACCTCAGCTAACCTGGAAAAACGCGCCATCAGGTACTAAGAGCTTTGCAATCACAGTCTATGATCCCGATGCACCCACAGGCAGCGGATTTTGGCATTGGGTTGCATTCAATATTCCAGCATCAGTCAACGAACTACCGCGAGGTGTAAAAATTAAACATCTAGGTGGTATCGAGTCTCGTATAGATTATGGTACTGCTGGCTTTGGTGGAGCTTGCCCTCCTCAAGGGAATGGTATGCACCGTTACCAATTTACTGTGTGGGCATTGCCTACAGAAAAACTAGAACTTAACGAAAATACTCCAGCAGCTGTGGTCGGCTTTACGTTGAACAGTATCGCTTTAGACAAATCCAAGTTAACTGCTACTTATACACGTTAA
- a CDS encoding helix-turn-helix transcriptional regulator yields the protein MNQQYQVTIFRAEQLQKLRNVRLHSPSIIQIMTGSKRLFWRESTIDVSHSELLLCEASESLSFENLPQKGNFRSRVFSFYGLPNGSIIELSKSNGGTEQTPILEASDELQVTLNALFSFNQLSMSQETQYHWVQGLFQQLAERGVLHCLFTDNNTRFSQKLSRYLAKKPSEEHSLDTVAQHFAISRSTMIRKLKKEDMQYREVLAEVRLNHALNLMQKGHNNVAMLALSCGYQSEGRFSQRFKGKFGLTPSDYIKTIAAQ from the coding sequence ATGAACCAACAATATCAAGTTACGATATTCCGAGCAGAGCAACTTCAGAAGCTCAGGAACGTACGGCTTCATTCCCCAAGCATTATTCAAATTATGACTGGCAGTAAACGTCTATTTTGGAGGGAATCTACCATAGATGTTTCCCATTCTGAATTGTTGTTATGCGAGGCTTCCGAGTCATTGAGTTTTGAAAACCTACCACAAAAGGGAAATTTTCGTTCCAGAGTGTTCAGTTTCTATGGCTTACCGAATGGCTCAATAATTGAACTAAGTAAAAGTAACGGTGGTACAGAACAGACTCCCATACTAGAAGCTAGTGACGAGCTACAAGTTACCCTTAACGCACTTTTCTCTTTCAACCAACTAAGTATGAGTCAAGAGACACAATATCATTGGGTACAGGGGCTTTTTCAACAGTTGGCAGAACGTGGCGTATTACATTGTCTGTTTACTGATAACAATACTAGATTTAGTCAGAAATTAAGCCGCTATCTGGCGAAAAAACCAAGTGAAGAACACTCTTTAGATACTGTTGCGCAGCACTTTGCTATAAGCCGTTCAACAATGATTAGAAAACTTAAGAAAGAAGACATGCAGTATAGAGAAGTGTTAGCTGAAGTCCGATTAAATCATGCGTTAAACTTAATGCAAAAAGGTCACAATAACGTCGCAATGCTGGCCCTTTCGTGTGGCTATCAATCCGAAGGACGATTTAGCCAACGCTTTAAAGGCAAGTTTGGACTAACACCAAGTGACTACATCAAAACAATCGCTGCTCAATGA
- a CDS encoding NACHT domain-containing protein, whose protein sequence is MALEAGGYAEKLGNRYESNWIAYQLLRLLQEKTSYVTVEPIGDDEVGVDLVIGNNDGSYEHHQCKASSGNSEYWHLSKLHSSNILKNASFQIGRGATEFHLVSPLSSRIISDLCESALNSNAMPFDFLEHQVKQSQEREKCFSSLCEYLGLTVELEEDIRKAMLFLQRFKIIRYDLNKHNQSELEDKASSMFSGSSTKLVQFLKYYPVEYNKLRNKITANQLLNDLKKVGFVARGIPEDERVLSVVDNLSKEFDESIKPFLICNQLIKRRELDNITDSLEENPVTLIRAEAGVGKSSLLLELHNYLRKRGAISVPVRLDRRNPEVNLDAYGRALGFPYSPPFSLSALSKHNKVVIILDQLDAIRWTGAHSNIALHICQELIRQTIALRKEGADISIVLASRDFELNEDIALSSWLDSISESLHEVTLSTLDEEKVDELVSPFETYSQLSSVKKEILKIPLWLGIYLTIAHRTQTAPRFDNKLELVKNFWDDRLSQISAHHLSIEEVEKLIDKLVGVMMKQGCLSVSLTSLPAGSRWALDVLISIGVITKQDQRVSFRHQALYDYQVGSKLYRAGSESSEKLLSELGGFEKQTLDKREHLRYALNMLLDAGQKNYCSSIEAVLFSDKVRFHLKFLALNSLKDLKVIKAPARKLINKLVHAPVLKKKFISTSCFKNPEIIEYLIESSILEGWLSSSDEKLVDASVGLLSSISEIKPDVVVSTLRPYVDVSDSWNQKIYSSLCWKIEDDSDDMFKLRKDLLLKNCPENYIDWRSLSKKHPNRALSLIEVVLEQYRDVICKPRYSAEVRAHEKLTQTGNWSPTELEDILGVADVIPEAVISRLLRKINDIAESQPNRDSVFLWLHKDEASDYGHDCRLTSGLFSLIEKAGEKLGSDPNMLHELVRPYLSTSNPVTVHLVARLLFNLSHNESDIVIDWLLARPDLHLSCGNTYREPIWILPGKLIGKFSESCSQEGFTALEKCICSLQSYRNLDEVRRKLETRKWGVYRSYWGQTQHFLLPKLDQTRVVNSTRDLIDMLARKFESYSYLDFCSKYETTGGLITSPLPMGNKLSNGSWSKLILTPEKQSVGRNWKQVAKEVISESTIEQFSRTLEGSVCNEPVRFANLALSLPKDIDPQYISAFFRGLADCSKEKAHEYYKDNWAPCSDILLDKVISHFPHGESEYALVRLLDCQSLASDSKAFHLLFQLARHAKDPELNKLNVWNPDKGRSVDVASAKSLMDNSIKCVRGQAYIAIARIFFKNESLAYQNRDTVTYAIEDEHPAVNMSALELIKPYLKYDSSFAHTKFIELCTKDIRISAGYGANYFFNQGFESEHVNKYIDLVLRMLDSQYADIRKEAARQIYARWFFNDLFEDELALVLKGDKELRSGCSSVISQFLSEDKHHDRIGKIESSYIMLLNDEDKDILQQVGRCIQYDSYWAKHNSTVLFSEFVKSKAVRYCIYDLFRMLESFPGMLVDMSDSLLGLVKNIVEVDKNDQSFKHRHMHIRESSLLSVLQRLYDEATEDEDDEAISTCLDIWDELLNSEIYTAMSAVKVLDNGLLS, encoded by the coding sequence ATGGCGCTAGAAGCTGGTGGATATGCAGAAAAGCTTGGCAACAGGTATGAATCTAACTGGATTGCATATCAGTTATTAAGGCTGTTACAAGAAAAGACAAGTTATGTGACTGTAGAGCCTATTGGGGATGATGAGGTCGGAGTTGACTTGGTAATAGGTAATAATGATGGCTCATACGAACACCACCAGTGTAAAGCAAGCTCTGGCAATAGCGAATACTGGCATTTATCTAAACTCCATAGTTCCAACATTCTAAAAAACGCAAGTTTCCAAATCGGCAGAGGGGCTACAGAGTTTCACTTAGTTTCACCACTTTCGAGTAGAATAATCAGCGATTTATGCGAAAGTGCATTGAACAGTAATGCAATGCCTTTTGACTTCCTCGAACATCAGGTAAAACAAAGCCAAGAGAGAGAAAAGTGCTTTAGTTCATTATGTGAATATCTTGGTCTAACTGTTGAGTTAGAGGAAGATATCCGCAAAGCAATGCTGTTTTTACAGCGCTTTAAGATTATCCGTTATGATTTGAATAAACATAACCAAAGTGAGTTAGAAGACAAAGCTTCCTCTATGTTCAGTGGTAGTAGTACCAAGCTAGTCCAGTTCCTTAAATATTATCCTGTTGAGTACAATAAATTACGTAACAAGATTACGGCGAACCAATTATTAAATGATCTTAAAAAGGTTGGGTTTGTTGCTAGAGGGATACCCGAAGATGAAAGAGTACTTTCAGTTGTTGATAACCTTTCCAAAGAGTTTGACGAGTCAATCAAACCATTCTTGATATGTAATCAGCTTATTAAACGAAGAGAGTTGGATAACATCACCGATTCTTTAGAAGAAAACCCTGTAACTCTGATTAGAGCAGAAGCAGGAGTTGGGAAAAGTTCATTACTTCTCGAACTTCATAATTACCTTCGTAAGAGAGGAGCCATAAGTGTTCCAGTGAGGCTTGATCGACGAAATCCAGAGGTTAATCTAGATGCGTATGGAAGAGCATTAGGTTTCCCATACTCGCCACCTTTCAGCTTAAGTGCATTATCAAAACACAACAAAGTAGTGATTATATTGGATCAGCTTGACGCTATCCGATGGACTGGCGCACATTCTAATATAGCTTTGCACATCTGCCAGGAGTTAATCAGGCAAACAATTGCGCTACGTAAAGAAGGTGCCGACATATCAATCGTCTTGGCTTCTAGGGATTTTGAGCTAAACGAAGATATCGCTTTATCAAGTTGGCTAGATAGTATTTCGGAGTCATTGCATGAAGTTACATTATCTACATTAGATGAAGAAAAAGTAGACGAGTTAGTCTCGCCATTTGAGACGTACTCACAACTATCTTCCGTCAAGAAAGAGATTCTTAAGATACCGTTATGGCTTGGTATTTATCTAACTATTGCGCATCGGACACAGACTGCTCCAAGATTTGATAACAAATTAGAGTTGGTTAAGAATTTTTGGGACGATCGACTAAGTCAAATAAGCGCCCATCACTTATCGATTGAAGAAGTTGAAAAACTTATTGATAAGCTAGTGGGCGTAATGATGAAACAGGGTTGTTTGTCTGTGTCATTGACCTCTCTTCCTGCAGGTTCTCGGTGGGCCTTAGATGTATTAATTTCAATAGGAGTGATAACTAAGCAGGATCAACGAGTAAGTTTTAGGCACCAGGCATTATATGATTATCAAGTCGGTTCCAAGTTATATCGAGCAGGAAGCGAATCTTCTGAAAAACTTCTATCTGAGCTTGGAGGGTTTGAGAAGCAAACGCTAGATAAAAGGGAGCACCTTAGGTACGCGCTAAACATGTTGCTAGACGCTGGCCAAAAAAATTATTGCTCTAGCATTGAGGCGGTTTTATTTAGTGATAAGGTTCGTTTTCACCTCAAATTCTTGGCTCTTAATTCGCTAAAAGACCTAAAGGTAATAAAAGCCCCCGCTAGAAAACTAATCAATAAGTTAGTTCATGCCCCTGTATTAAAAAAGAAATTTATCTCGACGAGCTGCTTTAAAAATCCTGAGATAATCGAGTATCTGATAGAGAGTAGCATTTTAGAGGGTTGGCTCAGCAGCTCCGATGAAAAGTTGGTGGATGCTTCGGTTGGTCTTCTAAGTTCTATTTCAGAAATTAAGCCAGACGTTGTGGTCAGCACTCTGCGCCCATATGTCGATGTGTCAGATAGTTGGAATCAAAAAATCTACAGTAGTCTGTGCTGGAAGATTGAAGATGATTCTGATGACATGTTTAAGTTGAGGAAAGATCTTCTACTAAAAAACTGCCCAGAAAACTATATAGATTGGCGTTCTCTTTCAAAGAAGCACCCTAATCGAGCATTGTCTTTGATAGAGGTAGTTTTAGAGCAATACCGAGATGTGATTTGTAAGCCTAGGTATTCGGCAGAAGTTAGGGCGCATGAAAAGCTAACGCAAACGGGTAACTGGTCACCGACTGAGTTAGAAGACATTCTAGGTGTGGCGGATGTGATTCCTGAAGCAGTAATTAGCAGGTTGCTAAGGAAGATAAATGACATCGCTGAATCACAACCAAATCGAGATAGTGTATTTTTATGGTTACATAAGGATGAAGCGAGTGATTATGGTCATGATTGCCGTCTTACATCTGGACTGTTCTCTCTTATAGAAAAGGCTGGGGAAAAGCTAGGCTCTGATCCTAACATGCTGCACGAGTTAGTCAGGCCGTACCTCTCAACATCCAATCCAGTTACAGTACACTTGGTTGCGCGACTATTATTTAATCTCTCTCACAATGAGTCTGATATAGTTATCGACTGGTTGCTGGCGCGTCCAGATTTACACTTGTCTTGTGGGAATACCTACCGTGAACCTATCTGGATTCTACCAGGGAAATTAATCGGAAAATTTTCTGAGAGTTGCAGCCAAGAAGGGTTTACGGCCCTTGAGAAATGTATATGTAGTCTTCAGAGTTACCGTAACCTAGATGAAGTACGGAGGAAGCTTGAAACGAGAAAGTGGGGAGTTTATCGAAGCTATTGGGGGCAAACTCAACATTTTTTACTACCTAAACTCGATCAAACTAGAGTTGTGAATAGTACTCGTGACTTGATCGACATGTTAGCTAGAAAGTTTGAGTCATATTCATATTTAGATTTTTGTTCTAAGTATGAGACTACTGGAGGATTGATTACTTCTCCATTGCCTATGGGAAACAAGTTGTCCAATGGGTCTTGGTCGAAGCTAATTCTAACTCCTGAAAAGCAGTCTGTTGGTAGAAATTGGAAGCAAGTAGCTAAAGAAGTAATTTCTGAATCGACCATCGAACAGTTCTCTCGAACTCTAGAAGGTTCTGTTTGTAATGAACCTGTCAGATTCGCGAACCTTGCTTTGTCACTGCCAAAAGATATAGACCCTCAATATATCAGTGCGTTTTTTCGAGGGTTAGCTGACTGTAGTAAAGAGAAAGCTCATGAATACTACAAAGACAATTGGGCTCCTTGTAGCGATATCTTATTGGATAAGGTGATTTCGCATTTCCCTCACGGTGAAAGCGAGTATGCATTGGTTAGATTGCTCGACTGTCAGTCGTTAGCTTCGGACTCAAAGGCCTTTCATTTATTGTTCCAGCTAGCTCGACATGCTAAAGACCCTGAGTTAAACAAACTGAATGTTTGGAACCCTGACAAAGGTCGCTCAGTAGACGTTGCGTCAGCTAAGTCTTTGATGGATAACTCAATTAAATGTGTTCGTGGGCAAGCATATATAGCGATAGCTAGGATTTTTTTCAAAAATGAATCGCTTGCATACCAAAATAGAGACACTGTCACGTATGCGATTGAAGATGAACACCCAGCGGTTAATATGTCAGCTTTAGAGTTAATTAAACCATATCTAAAGTACGATAGTTCATTTGCCCATACTAAGTTTATAGAGTTATGCACTAAAGATATTCGAATCAGTGCGGGGTATGGTGCAAACTACTTTTTTAATCAAGGATTCGAGAGTGAGCATGTAAATAAATACATTGATCTTGTTTTACGAATGCTAGACTCTCAATATGCGGATATCAGGAAAGAAGCTGCTAGACAAATTTATGCCCGTTGGTTTTTCAATGACCTATTTGAAGATGAGTTAGCATTGGTTCTTAAAGGTGACAAGGAGTTAAGGAGTGGCTGTTCTTCTGTTATTTCCCAGTTCTTAAGCGAAGATAAACACCATGATCGAATTGGCAAAATTGAGTCGTCATACATAATGTTGTTAAACGATGAAGACAAAGATATTTTGCAACAAGTGGGTAGGTGCATTCAGTATGATAGCTACTGGGCAAAGCATAATTCGACGGTCTTATTTAGTGAATTTGTCAAGTCGAAAGCGGTAAGGTACTGCATTTACGACTTATTTAGGATGCTGGAAAGTTTTCCGGGTATGCTTGTAGACATGAGTGACTCTTTGTTGGGGCTAGTCAAAAACATCGTTGAAGTGGATAAGAATGATCAGTCTTTTAAGCATCGACATATGCATATCCGGGAATCTTCTCTTCTAAGCGTGTTGCAACGTCTTTACGATGAAGCAACAGAAGATGAAGATGATGAGGCAATCAGTACTTGTTTGGACATCTGGGATGAACTGTTGAATTCGGAAATTTATACAGCGATGAGTGCAGTTAAAGTACTTGATAATGGGCTTCTGTCTTAG
- a CDS encoding methyltransferase domain-containing protein has protein sequence MKDFYTEHVKALSTQYNAQRFEDVHQSWQDFWPKAEQRVLDVGAGTGRDAKWFSHQGCEVYALEPNDEMRAEGKRYTQSHSVTWLNDKLPELKNILSLGIQFDVILVSAVWMHLAESHRQRAFRKLSNLLTPNGKLIITLRHGGFDDGRVSYPVSVSEQETLAKIHGLQVVHVQSAPDNMERDTVNWETVVLNMPDDGSGALLKIRHILVNDSKVATYKLALLRALVRIADAHPGCVIDKTDGKVALPLGLVSLYWTKQYHRLLCYPLKQANDNDYHESHSGIQQSSNKTKGLSFIKDNWHSLNSLLHANDLSIGALFLGQEARAVTGTLSDCAATIRDMPVKHLWHKDKANHLFQVNKLTVRKSDRVIIDRQYLESFGEFILDEQFWQSLKVFGSWIEPLIVNQWIGLMQSFELNKSRQVSLEQYSQALQWEDARHDTRVVRQRAEELIRQKSRLESVWSGKDIRKNYHIDHCIPFAHWPNNNLWNLLPSSVAENLRKKDRVPSAAQLQQSRNRVLDWWQEAWSNESDRQKFMIQSTMALPGLAIDTHSFEDVFEAMNYQVKGVKGKFLLSEWHA, from the coding sequence ATGAAAGACTTTTACACTGAGCATGTGAAAGCACTCAGTACCCAATACAACGCACAACGCTTTGAAGATGTGCATCAATCATGGCAAGACTTTTGGCCAAAAGCCGAACAGCGCGTGCTTGATGTCGGGGCTGGCACCGGGCGCGATGCAAAGTGGTTTTCCCATCAAGGCTGCGAAGTATATGCACTTGAACCTAACGATGAAATGCGCGCAGAAGGGAAGCGCTATACCCAATCACACAGTGTGACCTGGCTGAATGATAAGTTACCGGAGTTAAAGAATATTCTTTCATTGGGTATTCAGTTCGACGTTATTCTCGTCAGCGCGGTGTGGATGCATTTGGCTGAGTCCCATCGTCAGCGAGCATTTCGAAAGCTAAGTAACCTTCTAACACCCAATGGAAAGTTGATTATTACACTTCGCCATGGTGGGTTTGATGATGGCCGCGTCAGCTATCCAGTAAGCGTCAGTGAGCAAGAAACACTTGCCAAGATACATGGCTTGCAAGTGGTTCATGTACAGAGCGCGCCCGATAATATGGAGCGGGATACTGTTAACTGGGAAACGGTTGTACTTAATATGCCCGACGATGGTTCGGGAGCACTTCTTAAAATTCGGCATATTTTGGTTAACGACAGTAAAGTCGCAACCTACAAACTCGCGCTCCTGCGGGCATTGGTCCGAATAGCTGATGCGCATCCTGGATGCGTTATAGATAAGACTGACGGTAAAGTGGCGCTTCCATTAGGGCTTGTTTCGCTTTACTGGACTAAACAGTATCACCGCCTTCTATGTTACCCGCTGAAACAGGCCAATGATAATGACTACCATGAAAGTCATAGCGGAATTCAACAAAGCAGCAATAAAACGAAAGGGCTGAGTTTCATCAAAGATAACTGGCACTCTTTGAATAGCCTTCTCCATGCTAATGACTTATCTATCGGCGCGTTGTTTCTCGGCCAAGAGGCCCGAGCAGTAACTGGAACACTCTCTGATTGCGCAGCAACAATACGCGATATGCCGGTTAAGCATTTATGGCACAAAGATAAAGCTAACCATTTATTTCAGGTCAATAAGCTAACCGTCCGGAAAAGCGATCGAGTGATAATTGATAGGCAATACCTCGAATCTTTCGGTGAATTCATTCTCGATGAACAGTTTTGGCAAAGTTTAAAGGTGTTTGGAAGTTGGATAGAACCGCTTATTGTGAATCAGTGGATAGGGCTGATGCAAAGTTTCGAGTTGAACAAATCAAGGCAAGTATCACTTGAACAGTACTCTCAAGCACTGCAGTGGGAAGACGCTAGGCATGATACCAGAGTTGTTCGACAGCGCGCAGAAGAGTTGATACGTCAGAAGAGCAGATTGGAGTCCGTATGGAGTGGTAAAGATATTCGTAAAAACTATCACATAGACCACTGCATACCATTTGCTCACTGGCCAAATAACAATTTGTGGAACTTGCTGCCGTCATCGGTAGCTGAAAATCTGCGAAAGAAAGATAGGGTGCCTAGTGCAGCACAATTGCAGCAGTCAAGAAATCGAGTTCTGGATTGGTGGCAAGAGGCCTGGAGTAATGAAAGTGACAGACAGAAATTCATGATTCAAAGTACTATGGCGCTGCCAGGTCTAGCTATAGATACTCATAGCTTTGAAGATGTATTTGAAGCTATGAATTACCAGGTTAAAGGTGTTAAGGGTAAATTCTTGTTAAGTGAATGGCATGCGTAA
- a CDS encoding endonuclease/exonuclease/phosphatase family protein — MNRVYAGLIRRIALALAFTVFTPSAIGHSGAKDENGGHLDRSTRTYHCHTQDCLLPLNGLEATNYLSIVSFNIQFLGNFKDRDDKALAQLLANEDIVVIQELVAPPYDGTFPDNTPYKPDVEARRFFEAMSSYGFDYILSEEDTGTNDTIHLNSAATEWFVTFFKPDKVQYEPSLPNGFLADDRSNNDKYERVPYASTFKAKATGDDFVLISVHLQPGTSKKDEARRKGELLEVAKWIEENDSVERDFFVLGDMNF; from the coding sequence ATGAATAGGGTGTACGCGGGCTTAATACGCCGAATCGCATTAGCTTTGGCTTTTACCGTGTTCACGCCTAGTGCCATTGGTCACAGTGGTGCAAAAGATGAAAATGGTGGCCACCTTGACAGGTCAACCCGTACATATCATTGCCATACCCAAGACTGTCTGCTCCCACTTAATGGCTTAGAAGCAACTAATTACCTTTCGATTGTGTCTTTCAATATTCAATTTTTGGGTAACTTTAAAGACCGCGATGATAAAGCGTTAGCTCAACTATTAGCGAATGAGGATATCGTCGTCATTCAAGAGCTTGTTGCCCCGCCTTACGATGGTACCTTTCCAGATAACACGCCATACAAGCCTGATGTTGAAGCTCGCCGATTTTTTGAAGCAATGTCGTCATATGGGTTTGATTACATTCTGTCAGAAGAGGACACAGGCACAAATGACACCATTCACCTTAATAGTGCTGCAACTGAATGGTTTGTCACGTTTTTTAAACCAGACAAAGTGCAATATGAACCAAGCTTGCCTAATGGGTTCTTGGCGGACGACCGCTCGAATAACGATAAGTACGAGCGCGTCCCTTACGCTAGCACGTTTAAAGCAAAAGCGACGGGGGATGACTTTGTCCTGATATCTGTCCATCTACAACCAGGAACGAGCAAGAAGGATGAGGCGCGTCGTAAAGGTGAGCTATTGGAAGTAGCCAAATGGATAGAAGAGAACGATTCAGTTGAACGAGATTTCTTTGTATTAGGCGACATGAACTTCTAA
- a CDS encoding LexA family protein, producing MKVIPILASAGITGFESPATDYKQLPLSLDELLIEHPSATFIGQASGDSMQGVGIFDQDILIVDRHVTVKNQDIIVANYNGCFVCKIIDTVNRQLISANDFHMNTPIFEHDSFTIEGVVIRSIRCHRQSSILSRS from the coding sequence ATGAAAGTCATACCCATTTTAGCCAGTGCCGGGATAACCGGCTTTGAGTCCCCAGCAACGGACTATAAACAGTTGCCATTAAGCCTCGATGAGTTGCTTATTGAACACCCAAGCGCCACCTTTATCGGCCAGGCAAGTGGCGACTCAATGCAAGGCGTTGGCATCTTTGACCAGGATATCCTCATTGTGGATAGGCATGTAACCGTCAAAAACCAAGACATTATCGTTGCGAATTACAATGGCTGCTTCGTTTGCAAAATCATTGATACAGTCAACAGGCAGTTGATATCTGCGAACGACTTTCATATGAACACACCTATTTTTGAGCATGACTCTTTTACTATTGAGGGCGTGGTGATTCGTTCAATT